A window from Solanum stenotomum isolate F172 chromosome 7, ASM1918654v1, whole genome shotgun sequence encodes these proteins:
- the LOC125869718 gene encoding uncharacterized protein LOC125869718: protein MEECKSTTPMNQKEKFFREDGAEKVDEGLYRSLIGCLMYLTTTRPNILYTVSLLLRYMPCASEIYFQAAKPVIRYVKAEVEYIAAASVVNQSPWIRKLLTDLCMEQKKSIEIIVDNQAAISMVNDIFQLLPTQVQNRVYSVIMQPEALDITYKFMNTL from the exons ATGGAAGAATGCAAGTCTACAACTCCTATGAATCAAAAGGAGAAGTTTTTTAGAGAAGATGGAGCTGAAAAGGTTGATGAAGGACTTTATAGAAGCCTGATAGGTTGCCTAATGTACTTGACTACAACGAGACCAAATATTCTTTATACTGTGAGTTTACTTCTAAGATATATGCCTTGTGCTAGCGAAATTTATTTTCAAGCAGCTAAACCTGTGATTAGATATGTTAAAG CTGAGGTAGAGTACATTGCAGCTGCATCAGTTGTGAATCAATCCCCTTGGATTCGGAAGTTGCTGACAGATTTGTGCATGGAGCAAAAGAAGAGCATTGAAATCATTGTTGATAATCAAGCTGCAATTTCAATG GTTAATGATATTTTCCAGTTGCTCCCTACACAAGTTCAAAACAGAGTGTATTCGGTGATCATGCAACCAGAAGCTCTTGACATCACATACAAGTTCATGAACACGTTGTGA